From one Chryseobacterium sp. 3008163 genomic stretch:
- the moaA gene encoding GTP 3',8-cyclase MoaA yields the protein MTNPTDLLDSFGRKHDYLRLSITDSCNFRCLYCMPDEPFKSTPSIELMNSQEIYELARVFVQKFNINKIRITGGEPLVRSDLETIIRQMSTLNARIGITTNGVLLHKYFDLFEECGVKNLNISIDSLDREKFKYITKRDLFQTVWDNIKESIKRGFNVKLNVVMMRGFNEDEIPEFIALSHHYPIELRFIEFMPFTGNSWEKNKVIPISEMLSLVSKHFTYEKVKDHKNDTSRKYRINSESKGVFGLISTMSNSFCAGCNRIRITSDGKMKNCLFGADEFDLLKSLRNNEDLKQLIQFGILKKHKEKGGQFSKMENIQNNEIVNRSMIKIGG from the coding sequence ATGACAAATCCTACTGATTTACTCGATTCTTTCGGGAGAAAACATGATTATCTCCGGCTTTCGATTACTGACAGCTGTAATTTTCGTTGCCTGTATTGTATGCCCGATGAGCCGTTCAAAAGTACGCCTTCAATTGAGTTGATGAATAGTCAGGAAATTTATGAGCTTGCTAGAGTTTTCGTTCAAAAATTCAATATCAATAAAATCAGAATTACGGGTGGCGAACCTTTGGTAAGAAGTGATCTTGAAACAATTATTCGCCAGATGTCTACCTTAAATGCAAGGATTGGAATCACCACAAATGGCGTTTTGCTTCACAAATATTTTGATTTATTTGAAGAATGTGGCGTGAAAAATCTTAACATCAGTATCGATTCTCTCGACCGCGAAAAATTCAAATACATCACGAAAAGAGATTTGTTTCAAACGGTTTGGGACAATATCAAAGAAAGTATTAAAAGAGGATTTAATGTAAAATTGAATGTTGTCATGATGCGAGGTTTCAATGAAGACGAAATTCCAGAATTCATCGCACTTTCGCATCATTATCCGATAGAGTTGAGGTTTATAGAATTTATGCCTTTTACCGGAAATTCCTGGGAGAAAAATAAAGTGATTCCGATTTCGGAAATGCTGAGTTTAGTTTCCAAACACTTCACTTATGAAAAAGTAAAAGACCATAAAAATGATACTTCCAGAAAATATAGGATCAACTCAGAAAGCAAAGGGGTTTTCGGATTGATTTCTACAATGAGCAACTCATTTTGCGCAGGTTGTAACCGAATTCGTATCACATCTGACGGGAAAATGAAAAACTGTCTTTTCGGAGCTGATGAATTTGATTTGCTGAAATCTTTAAGAAATAATGAAGATCTAAAACAACTCATCCAATTCGGAATCCTCAAAAAACACAAGGAAAAGGGTGGACAGTTTTCTAAAATGGAAAATATACAGAACAATGAAATTGTCAATAGAAGTATGATAAAAATAGGAGGTTGA
- a CDS encoding DUF6755 family protein: MSVRKKPIKKVTFRVNEMLVAIISIYILLVSLQMWLLFGTINKALDKEHIDFAWYSAIGSVVIFMCTIFFLRYVPDIPTGQIKNSKTENDDKSY, translated from the coding sequence ATGTCTGTACGAAAGAAACCTATAAAAAAAGTAACCTTCCGCGTCAACGAAATGTTGGTTGCCATCATTAGTATTTACATTTTGCTGGTCAGTTTACAGATGTGGCTTTTGTTTGGAACTATCAATAAAGCGTTAGACAAAGAGCATATTGATTTTGCTTGGTATTCGGCAATTGGCTCAGTGGTTATTTTTATGTGTACAATTTTCTTTCTGAGATATGTACCCGATATTCCGACAGGGCAAATCAAAAATTCAAAAACAGAAAACGATGACAAATCCTACTGA
- a CDS encoding ubiquinol-cytochrome c reductase iron-sulfur subunit encodes MSEDNKKIPAWKADFPIKKREAAYVSRKEFIKLITFFSGTLALANVAVPVFNHFRKEETIGEYFVGLTTDLEVGGMRTFYINENHRVPYMLIRLAEDKWKVFEQKCTHLSCSVLYNHQEKIIECPCHHGFFNPDDGSVIQGPPPRPLPQLTVVIKEDKIYVTDFAKETKETHGHG; translated from the coding sequence ATGTCAGAAGATAATAAAAAAATCCCCGCCTGGAAAGCTGATTTTCCTATAAAAAAACGAGAAGCAGCCTATGTGTCTCGCAAAGAATTTATTAAACTAATCACCTTTTTTTCAGGTACTTTAGCATTGGCGAACGTGGCGGTTCCGGTGTTTAATCATTTTAGAAAAGAAGAAACTATTGGTGAATATTTTGTAGGATTAACCACTGATTTGGAAGTCGGAGGAATGCGAACTTTCTACATCAATGAGAATCATAGGGTTCCCTATATGCTCATTCGTCTCGCAGAAGATAAATGGAAAGTTTTTGAGCAGAAATGTACTCATTTATCGTGTTCTGTTTTGTACAATCATCAAGAAAAAATAATAGAATGTCCTTGTCACCACGGTTTTTTCAATCCAGACGATGGTTCTGTGATTCAAGGTCCGCCGCCAAGACCGCTTCCACAATTAACGGTTGTGATAAAAGAAGATAAAATTTACGTGACAGATTTCGCTAAAGAAACTAAAGAAACTCACGGTCACGGTTAG
- a CDS encoding 4Fe-4S dicluster domain-containing protein — protein sequence MAEQFEKFNDMEFFVDMQRCIGCHSCEMACAECETNGETSMIHIHYVDRAETIQTTVQVCMHCEDPICANVCPADAITKDEYGIVHTADTSKCIGCANCVIGCPFGVPQIPDESAMLMMKCNMCYDRTSVGLKPMCATVCPSGALTFDTRDNVAKKRPNSTPVNRFIFGKEIVNTKVNIMMPKGSEELKVF from the coding sequence ATGGCGGAACAATTTGAAAAATTTAATGACATGGAGTTTTTTGTGGATATGCAACGATGTATCGGCTGTCACTCATGTGAGATGGCGTGTGCAGAATGTGAAACTAACGGAGAAACCTCGATGATTCATATTCATTATGTAGACAGAGCAGAAACAATTCAAACCACGGTTCAGGTCTGTATGCACTGCGAAGATCCTATTTGCGCCAATGTTTGTCCGGCAGACGCAATTACAAAAGACGAGTACGGAATCGTGCACACTGCAGATACTTCAAAATGCATCGGTTGTGCGAATTGCGTGATTGGATGCCCGTTCGGAGTTCCGCAAATTCCTGATGAAAGTGCGATGTTGATGATGAAATGCAATATGTGTTACGACAGAACAAGTGTGGGACTGAAACCAATGTGTGCAACCGTTTGTCCGAGTGGCGCGTTAACTTTCGATACAAGAGATAATGTTGCGAAAAAAAGGCCAAACAGTACTCCGGTCAACCGTTTTATTTTTGGAAAAGAAATAGTGAATACCAAAGTGAATATTATGATGCCAAAAGGCAGCGAAGAATTAAAAGTTTTTTAA